The Streptomyces sp. NBC_01439 genome contains the following window.
AGAAGTCGGAGAAGATGGCGCACCGGGTGGTCGTCCTCGCCCTCACCGGGCTGCTGCCCTTCGAGCTCGGCATCCCGCACAGGATCTTCGGGCGCGCCAAGAGTTCGGCCGGGCAGCCGCTGTACGAGATCCTCACCTGCGGGCTCGCCCCGGGGCCGGTGCGCACGGACGCAGACTTCGCGATCCACGTCGAGCACGGCCCGGAACTGCTGGCCACCGCCGACACGGTGGTGGTGCCGGCCTCGTACGAGCTGGGCCCGGTGCACGAGGAGGGCCGGCTGACCGACGAGCTCGCGGCGGCGCTGGCGCACATCCGGCCCGGCACCCGGCTCGTCTCCATCTGCACGGGCGGGTACGTGCTGGCCGCGGCCGGGTTCCTCGACGGGCGTCCCGCCACCACCCACTGGGCCTGCGCCGAGCACTTCCAGCGGCTCTTCCCGGCCGTCCGGGTCGACCCGGACGTGCTCTACACCGACGACGGGGACGTGCTGACCTCGGCCGGAGTCGCCGCCGGTGTCGACCTGTGCCTGCACATCGTGCGCCGCGACCACGGCGCGGCCGTCGCCAACGAGGTGGCCCGGCGGACCGTCGTGCCGCCCCACCGGGAGGGCGGGCAGGCGCAGTTCATCGCGCGCCCGA
Protein-coding sequences here:
- a CDS encoding GlxA family transcriptional regulator, yielding MEPEKSEKSEKMAHRVVVLALTGLLPFELGIPHRIFGRAKSSAGQPLYEILTCGLAPGPVRTDADFAIHVEHGPELLATADTVVVPASYELGPVHEEGRLTDELAAALAHIRPGTRLVSICTGGYVLAAAGFLDGRPATTHWACAEHFQRLFPAVRVDPDVLYTDDGDVLTSAGVAAGVDLCLHIVRRDHGAAVANEVARRTVVPPHREGGQAQFIARPMPEPQLATTTAARAWVLDRLHEPLRLTDLARQEAMSVRTFTRRFREESGVSPGQWIVGRRVERARQLLEQTELPMEHVARDSGFGTAQSLRKHVQAALGVSPTAYRRTFRAAGGTGNLPSPDGPSVIAGPAH